A region of Desulfolithobacter dissulfuricans DNA encodes the following proteins:
- the tnpA gene encoding IS66 family insertion sequence element accessory protein TnpA, translating into MSIKNEQVNDALGQHHWQAHVKALDRSGLSRAEYCRRRGVSYHALTYWCRKLGRADGNQERRLVPAGVLHGACRTRVQRGSAPLRITCLPGNLTVEVENDFSPSALSRLLAVLEQR; encoded by the coding sequence ATGAGCATAAAGAACGAGCAGGTAAATGATGCACTTGGCCAGCACCACTGGCAGGCCCATGTAAAAGCACTTGATCGGAGCGGTCTGAGTCGGGCCGAGTACTGTCGCCGGAGGGGAGTATCCTACCATGCCCTGACCTACTGGTGCCGAAAGCTGGGCCGCGCCGATGGCAATCAGGAGAGGAGACTGGTTCCCGCCGGTGTTTTACATGGTGCCTGCCGGACTCGTGTCCAGAGAGGATCTGCTCCATTACGGATTACCTGCCTGCCCGGCAACCTGACCGTGGAAGTGGAGAACGACTTTTCGCCTTCTGCCCTTTCCAGGTTGCTGGCGGTCCTGGAGCAGCGATAA
- the tnpB gene encoding IS66 family insertion sequence element accessory protein TnpB (TnpB, as the term is used for proteins encoded by IS66 family insertion elements, is considered an accessory protein, since TnpC, encoded by a neighboring gene, is a DDE family transposase.), with the protein MFFPASSVRVYIAPGPTDMRKSINGLSILVAEELELDPLSGHLFGFCNRKRDMVKVLYWDSNGFCLWHKRLEKDRFSWPQTEAEVLAIRGRELAWLLDGLSLDRCCGHEELRYELVV; encoded by the coding sequence ATGTTTTTTCCCGCAAGTTCTGTCCGGGTCTATATCGCCCCGGGTCCAACAGACATGCGCAAGTCGATCAACGGGTTGTCCATTCTGGTTGCCGAGGAGCTGGAACTGGACCCTTTGTCCGGTCATCTGTTCGGATTCTGCAACCGGAAGCGGGATATGGTCAAGGTGCTCTACTGGGACAGCAACGGATTTTGCCTGTGGCACAAACGGCTGGAAAAGGATCGGTTCAGCTGGCCGCAGACTGAGGCAGAGGTCCTTGCCATCAGGGGTCGGGAGCTGGCCTGGCTGTTGGATGGCCTGTCCCTGGACCGATGCTGTGGGCACGAGGAACTGCGCTATGAATTGGTGGTGTAA
- a CDS encoding DUF262 domain-containing protein — translation MSEPITIRKLIERITLGDIRIPAFQRDFVWEPEQVAFLLDSIYKGFPIGTIILWKTDNRLATEKNLGRFKLPEPQRDYPVNYVLDGQQRITSLFSVFQTELTPIENNWIDIYFDIMAEENIQESLFLPLENNEVDLNRHFPVNVFFDTVAYRKATSTLNDDIVVKIDKLQEKFKEYLIPNEIFESDNRNNVAIVFERINRAGTELDVFQLLSAWSWSDDFDLTEKFADLQEEIVEHGFDELCNNRDLQLRICAGIIKGETTPAKILEMQGEEIRQNFERIRRGIIGAIDFLKRELNVKNFKLLPFPGTLVPLCCFFATNKVEGQPYTDQQKDKLTKWFWRSIFTRRFSAGVNEKQANDIREILKLKDNEDYPFDFINNEVKFDFKSSNFSIANANSRSLILLLSTLNPFSLLSGARIDLDKILQKVNKNEFHHIFPQKYLKDQGFTTKQINVLANICFLTRGDNNKIKDKSPSEYINDIPVEKKNDYLGRALLPEDITEIDYQEFLDKRATLLENKAIELMA, via the coding sequence ATGAGCGAGCCAATAACCATTAGAAAACTCATTGAACGAATTACATTAGGTGACATTCGAATTCCAGCTTTTCAACGAGACTTCGTTTGGGAGCCTGAACAAGTAGCTTTTCTGCTTGATAGTATTTATAAAGGCTTTCCAATTGGAACAATAATACTCTGGAAAACTGACAATCGTTTGGCCACTGAAAAAAATTTAGGCCGTTTCAAATTGCCTGAGCCTCAAAGGGATTATCCTGTAAATTACGTTCTAGATGGTCAGCAACGAATAACAAGTTTATTTAGTGTATTTCAGACAGAACTTACACCAATCGAAAATAATTGGATTGATATTTATTTTGATATAATGGCTGAAGAAAATATTCAAGAATCATTATTTTTGCCACTTGAGAATAATGAAGTTGATCTTAATAGACATTTTCCTGTGAATGTTTTTTTTGATACTGTTGCCTATAGAAAAGCAACGAGTACGTTGAATGATGATATTGTAGTAAAAATAGATAAGTTGCAAGAAAAATTCAAAGAATATTTAATACCAAATGAAATATTCGAATCAGATAATCGTAATAATGTGGCTATTGTTTTCGAACGTATAAATAGAGCTGGAACAGAATTGGATGTTTTTCAATTACTTTCAGCTTGGAGCTGGTCAGACGATTTCGATTTAACAGAAAAATTTGCTGATCTGCAAGAAGAAATAGTCGAACATGGATTTGATGAATTATGCAATAATAGAGATCTTCAATTGAGAATATGCGCAGGAATCATAAAAGGTGAAACAACCCCTGCCAAAATTCTGGAAATGCAAGGCGAAGAAATAAGGCAGAATTTTGAACGTATACGCCGTGGAATTATTGGTGCTATTGATTTCTTAAAAAGAGAGCTGAATGTTAAAAATTTCAAATTATTACCATTTCCTGGCACATTAGTTCCTCTATGCTGTTTTTTTGCAACAAATAAAGTTGAAGGACAACCATATACGGATCAACAAAAAGACAAACTAACTAAATGGTTCTGGAGATCTATTTTTACTAGGAGATTTTCTGCTGGTGTTAATGAAAAGCAGGCTAATGATATACGAGAAATATTAAAACTTAAAGATAACGAGGATTATCCTTTTGATTTTATAAATAATGAAGTTAAATTTGATTTTAAATCATCTAATTTTTCAATTGCAAATGCGAATTCAAGATCACTTATTTTACTATTGAGTACGCTAAATCCATTTTCACTTTTAAGCGGAGCAAGGATCGATTTAGATAAAATTCTACAAAAGGTGAATAAGAATGAATTTCACCATATTTTCCCCCAAAAATATCTAAAGGATCAAGGTTTTACAACCAAACAAATAAATGTTCTGGCAAATATTTGTTTTTTAACTAGAGGTGACAACAACAAGATAAAAGACAAATCTCCTTCTGAATATATAAATGATATTCCTGTTGAAAAGAAAAATGATTATCTAGGGAGAGCATTGCTACCAGAAGATATTACAGAAATTGATTATCAAGAATTTCTCGATAAAAGAGCAACTTTATTAGAAAATAAAGCTATTGAATTGATGGCATAA
- the tnpC gene encoding IS66 family transposase, with the protein MKIDVSTLPEDSEQLKQILLEILERHDRETSILHEQVRHLRALLFSRTSEKTPVVNNKVQLPLFDMPEPSDVEPADPGVEVTGHTRRKRGRKPLPEDLPRIEVVHDIDDKDKVCRCGCELTRIGEEVSEQLDIVPARVQVIRHIRPKYACRNCEGVQDEGPTVKVAPPPAQIIPKSIATAGLLSHILVAKFVDHLPFYRQEKLFARIGLELSRASMCNWAMQAAKACQPLLNLLQEEVLAGSYIHVDETTVQVLKEPGRKPTSKSYMWIFQRGDPDRQVLIYQYHPTRSGDVARNFLDGFRGYVQTDGYSGYDFLDQVDGIRHVGCWAHARRKFKDVVRAQGKNRKRGSADKALGYISRLYSLEKKWKKTGLVREEIHRLRQEQSRPILDDFYRWLVKRSSQTPPKGLLGQAISYSLRQWDRLVGYLEDGRLSMDNNRAENSIRPFVVGRKNWLFSGTPEGAEASALIYSLVETARANGQEPYNYLRYIFEKIPLAATLEDYEAMLPWNIDPRQLIGQLGGD; encoded by the coding sequence ATGAAAATAGACGTATCCACATTGCCCGAAGACAGCGAACAGCTCAAGCAGATCCTGCTTGAGATCCTTGAGCGCCATGACCGGGAAACCAGCATCCTGCACGAGCAGGTCCGCCATCTGAGGGCCTTGCTGTTCAGTCGCACGAGCGAAAAAACTCCTGTTGTTAACAACAAGGTCCAACTGCCCCTGTTCGATATGCCCGAGCCTTCGGATGTGGAGCCTGCCGACCCTGGGGTTGAGGTCACTGGTCATACCCGCAGGAAGCGCGGCCGGAAACCTCTGCCCGAGGACCTGCCCAGGATCGAGGTCGTTCATGATATCGACGACAAGGACAAGGTCTGCCGTTGCGGCTGCGAGCTGACCCGCATAGGGGAGGAGGTGTCCGAGCAGCTCGATATCGTTCCGGCCCGGGTGCAGGTGATTCGTCATATCCGTCCCAAGTATGCCTGCAGGAACTGTGAAGGCGTGCAGGACGAGGGGCCGACAGTAAAGGTTGCTCCGCCGCCGGCACAGATTATCCCGAAGTCCATTGCCACGGCTGGGTTGCTGTCTCATATCCTGGTGGCAAAGTTTGTTGACCACCTGCCGTTTTATCGGCAGGAAAAGCTGTTTGCCCGCATTGGGCTGGAACTGTCGCGTGCATCCATGTGCAACTGGGCCATGCAGGCGGCCAAAGCCTGCCAGCCCCTGCTCAACCTGCTCCAGGAGGAAGTTCTTGCCGGGTCTTATATCCATGTCGATGAGACCACGGTCCAGGTCTTGAAGGAGCCGGGCCGGAAGCCGACGTCAAAATCCTACATGTGGATCTTTCAAAGGGGAGATCCCGACAGGCAGGTGTTGATCTATCAGTACCATCCGACCCGGAGCGGAGATGTGGCCAGGAACTTCCTCGATGGTTTCAGGGGATACGTGCAGACAGACGGCTATTCCGGTTATGATTTTCTTGACCAGGTTGATGGGATCCGACATGTCGGCTGCTGGGCACACGCACGACGTAAGTTCAAGGATGTGGTCAGGGCCCAGGGTAAAAACAGAAAACGCGGCAGTGCGGACAAGGCACTGGGTTATATCTCCAGGCTCTACAGCCTGGAAAAGAAGTGGAAGAAAACAGGGCTTGTCCGGGAGGAGATCCATCGGCTGCGCCAGGAACAGTCCAGGCCGATCCTGGATGACTTTTACAGATGGCTGGTGAAAAGATCCTCCCAGACACCGCCCAAGGGGTTACTCGGCCAGGCCATTTCCTACTCCCTGCGCCAGTGGGATCGTCTTGTGGGCTACCTGGAAGATGGGAGGCTATCTATGGACAACAATAGAGCAGAAAACAGTATCCGTCCCTTTGTAGTCGGCCGCAAGAACTGGCTCTTTTCTGGCACTCCGGAAGGAGCAGAGGCCAGCGCCCTGATCTACAGCCTGGTCGAGACAGCCAGGGCCAATGGACAGGAGCCTTACAATTACCTGCGCTACATCTTCGAGAAGATACCCCTGGCTGCCACCCTGGAGGATTACGAGGCCATGCTGCCGTGGAATATTGATCCCAGGCAGTTGATCGGCCAGTTAGGTGGGGATTAA